From a single Lolium rigidum isolate FL_2022 chromosome 7, APGP_CSIRO_Lrig_0.1, whole genome shotgun sequence genomic region:
- the LOC124677817 gene encoding uncharacterized protein LOC124677817: MEAKTDLDISRKPERPPSKFPTDGSSIDFGTFDKHGFIYVPPVIGEQCQSAPVTEDSAAATQASSLQESDSSNKIAPPGDASPGKGDTPDPGESVGDVMADKLTERKLDVDSPEIITGGFHRAKLMDNLRCLAEINKMSNGIRRKKRKTSGGQAI, from the exons ATGGAGGCCAAAACAGATCTTG ACATTAGCCGGAAGCCGGAGCGGCCGCCGTCCAAATTCCCCACGGATGGCTCCTCAATTGACTTTGGGACATTTGATAAGCACGGCTTCATCTACGTTCCACCCGTCATTGGGGAACAGTGTCAGTCTGCACCTGTCACGGAGGATTCTGCTGCTGCAACACAAGCGTCCTCGCTGCAAGAGAGCGACTCCTCCAACAAAATTGCGCCGCCAGGGGATGCGTCACCAGGGAAAGGTGATACGCCGGACCCTGGTGAATCTGTTGGAGATGTCATGGCTGATAAGTTGACAGAGCGCAAGTTGGATGTTGATTCACCAGAAATCATTACAGGGGGTTTCCACAGAGCCAAGCTGATGGACAATTTGAGGTGCCTTGCGGAGATTAACAAAATGTCAAACGGGattaggaggaagaagaggaaaacaAGTGGTGGACAAGCTATATAG